One segment of Anatilimnocola aggregata DNA contains the following:
- the mgtE gene encoding magnesium transporter encodes MVNTLFLPELREMLAERNAHDLQEFVTALNPARLAEYMEGLDASEAWEVLQHAELKLREDIFLYFTHERQIEIIETQDRAGVAELLADLPADDRVDLLHDVQEEVVEELLPLLPADERRELLRLRAYAPDSAGAMMTTEMAMIEEDLSVRDALVALSREAEHVETIYYIYVVDHDLHLRGVVSARQLVSSLGKPDLKVGDLMETDLILVNATDNSDEVTRLVERYDLQAIPVVDNQRRLVGIITHDDVLDAVRQEATDDAQQMAGIAPLEDDYLKTGLVTLAWKRGIWLTILFVAASVTATTLDNYESKLQKWAWLMMFVPMIMSSGGNSGNQSATLIITAMTAGGLSVKDWRKVVVRELCVGLMLGTILATFGGILSTVLTISDPGAREQFYWPFVIPVTLVLVVTSGAVAGSLLPLMFKRLGLDPALMSNPFVAGISDILGIVIYMTVSMLLLR; translated from the coding sequence ATGGTCAACACGCTTTTCCTGCCCGAACTGCGCGAAATGCTCGCCGAGCGTAATGCTCACGACTTGCAGGAATTCGTCACCGCCCTCAATCCGGCTCGCCTGGCCGAGTATATGGAAGGGCTCGACGCCTCCGAAGCGTGGGAAGTGCTGCAACATGCCGAGTTGAAGTTGCGAGAAGACATCTTTCTGTACTTCACGCACGAACGGCAGATTGAGATCATCGAGACGCAAGACCGGGCGGGAGTCGCCGAACTGCTGGCCGATCTTCCTGCCGATGATCGCGTCGACTTGCTGCACGATGTGCAGGAAGAGGTCGTCGAAGAGTTGCTACCGCTGTTGCCAGCCGACGAGCGGCGCGAATTGCTACGGCTGCGGGCGTATGCCCCCGACTCGGCCGGCGCGATGATGACCACCGAAATGGCCATGATCGAGGAAGATCTCTCGGTTCGCGACGCGCTGGTGGCCCTCAGTCGCGAAGCTGAGCACGTCGAAACGATCTACTACATTTACGTCGTCGATCACGATCTGCATTTGCGTGGTGTGGTTTCGGCACGGCAACTGGTGTCGTCTCTCGGCAAGCCCGACCTCAAAGTCGGCGACCTGATGGAGACGGACTTGATTCTGGTGAACGCCACGGACAACAGCGACGAAGTAACTCGTCTTGTCGAGCGCTACGACTTGCAGGCGATTCCCGTCGTCGATAATCAGCGGCGTCTGGTCGGCATCATTACGCACGACGACGTGCTCGATGCTGTGCGGCAAGAAGCAACCGACGACGCGCAGCAGATGGCCGGTATCGCCCCGCTGGAAGACGACTACCTCAAGACCGGTCTGGTTACCCTGGCCTGGAAACGCGGCATTTGGCTGACGATCTTGTTCGTCGCCGCTTCGGTAACCGCGACCACGCTCGATAACTACGAATCCAAGCTGCAAAAGTGGGCCTGGCTGATGATGTTTGTGCCGATGATCATGTCGAGCGGCGGCAACAGCGGCAATCAATCGGCTACGCTCATCATCACCGCGATGACAGCTGGCGGACTTTCGGTCAAAGACTGGCGTAAGGTTGTCGTCCGCGAATTGTGCGTCGGTCTGATGCTCGGCACCATTCTGGCCACATTCGGCGGTATCCTCTCAACCGTACTCACCATCAGCGATCCTGGTGCCCGTGAGCAATTCTATTGGCCCTTCGTCATTCCGGTGACGCTAGTGCTCGTCGTTACCTCTGGTGCAGTCGCCGGTTCGCTCCTGCCACTCATGTTCAAACGCCTCGGCCTGGACCCGGCGCTCATGAGCAATCCGTTCGTCGCCGGCATCAGTGACATTCTGGGGATCGTCATCTATATGACGGTGTCGATGCTGCTGCTGCGATAG
- a CDS encoding 3-keto-disaccharide hydrolase, with the protein MSIRPSLTACLLLLLPAATLLAADSPAQPPAGFVAIFNGKDLTGWRGGKTENPLNRLKLAPDARAEADKKTLEDIHQHWTVENGELVNDGKGLYLTTDKDYGDFELHLEYKTVAKADSGIYLRGIPQVQIWDYTKEGGKWDRGADKGSGGLYNNPGKGKYPLVFADKPFGEWNAFRITIIGDLVTVYLNDKLVVDQAPLASFFDKGQPLLASGPIQLQTHGGEIRWRNIWLREIPREASK; encoded by the coding sequence ATGTCGATCCGCCCTTCGCTTACAGCTTGCCTGTTATTGCTACTTCCCGCAGCGACATTGTTAGCTGCGGACTCGCCGGCTCAGCCCCCCGCGGGTTTTGTGGCCATCTTCAACGGCAAGGACCTGACCGGCTGGCGTGGCGGCAAGACCGAGAATCCGCTCAATCGCCTGAAACTTGCGCCGGACGCACGGGCCGAAGCGGACAAGAAGACGCTCGAAGATATCCACCAGCATTGGACCGTCGAAAACGGCGAACTCGTCAACGATGGCAAGGGACTCTACCTGACCACCGACAAGGACTACGGCGACTTCGAACTCCATTTGGAGTACAAGACAGTTGCGAAAGCTGATTCAGGTATTTATCTGCGTGGCATTCCGCAAGTGCAAATTTGGGACTACACCAAAGAAGGTGGCAAGTGGGATCGCGGTGCCGACAAAGGCTCGGGCGGCTTGTACAACAATCCTGGCAAGGGAAAATATCCGCTTGTGTTCGCCGATAAGCCCTTTGGCGAGTGGAACGCCTTCCGGATCACGATCATCGGCGATCTGGTCACTGTTTATCTCAACGATAAACTCGTCGTCGACCAGGCTCCGCTTGCCAGCTTCTTCGATAAAGGCCAGCCTCTGCTCGCATCGGGCCCGATTCAACTACAAACGCACGGCGGCGAAATTCGCTGGCGCAACATCTGGCTGCGCGAAATCCCGCGCGAAGCCAGCAAGTAA
- a CDS encoding ABC transporter ATP-binding protein yields the protein MTIASSSQRFKDYRQKVRARHSGQTSDATAGDDEESKSKAKRSRSFGQLLREFIKLLRGYRTAIVIALATLTCATLLQLVPPLATKLVIDNILTDRPLPEWWSKEWGLPTDRYQLLYLVGVMVVGISLLTTVISLTGRWLATKTVNRLHVVIRRRVFAHAVRLPLHRVYSLKSGGATSLLRDDAGGISELVFSMIYNPYRAVIQLVGSLLVLTWVDWRMTLGGLLLLPAVYVTHRTWISRIRPLYRDIRSQRQDIDGQTTEAFGGIRIVRTYGRERNETHRYVTGNHLMARQQLFVWWWTRIVELIWDVIIPLSSIALLIYGGSQVLQGRLTIGDVTMFLVYLTMLLGPLETLANSATTFQNNLAGLDRVLDLLGEPLETAHTPPTDSLDPHTVQGRIEFRDVSFQYPAAKQPAVENINLEIAPGNVVALVGRSGAGKTTLCNLVARFYDPTAGSIHLDGRDLRALPVDVYRGLLGIVEQDVFLFDGTIGDNIGYASRNATPEQIKDAALAANADEFIRELENGYDTLIGERGVRLSGGQRQRLAIARALLANPRILILDEATSNLDTESERLIHQSLERLMRGRTSLVIAHRLSTIARADKIVVLDQGRVVETGTHLELLARSGRYRQMVDSQMTADR from the coding sequence ATGACGATTGCCAGCAGCAGCCAACGATTCAAAGACTATCGACAGAAAGTCCGTGCGCGACATAGCGGGCAAACATCGGACGCAACTGCGGGTGACGATGAAGAATCGAAGAGCAAGGCAAAAAGGTCGCGCTCGTTTGGCCAGTTACTCCGCGAGTTCATCAAACTGCTACGCGGGTATCGAACGGCAATTGTGATTGCGCTGGCAACGCTCACCTGCGCCACGCTGTTGCAACTGGTTCCTCCGTTGGCAACGAAATTGGTCATCGATAATATTTTGACCGATCGCCCACTGCCGGAGTGGTGGAGCAAAGAATGGGGTTTGCCGACCGACCGTTATCAACTGTTGTATCTCGTGGGTGTGATGGTGGTTGGTATTTCGCTCCTCACCACGGTCATTTCTCTCACGGGTCGCTGGCTCGCCACAAAGACGGTCAATCGGCTGCATGTCGTCATTCGCCGGCGCGTCTTTGCGCATGCGGTTCGCTTGCCGCTTCATCGCGTTTATAGCTTGAAGTCGGGTGGCGCAACGAGTTTGTTGCGCGACGATGCCGGCGGCATTTCCGAACTCGTCTTCAGTATGATTTATAACCCGTACCGCGCGGTGATTCAGTTGGTTGGCAGTCTGCTCGTGCTCACATGGGTCGATTGGCGCATGACGCTGGGCGGGCTGTTGCTGCTGCCCGCAGTGTATGTTACGCATCGCACGTGGATCAGCCGCATTCGGCCACTCTATCGAGACATTCGCTCGCAGCGACAAGATATCGATGGTCAAACGACCGAGGCCTTCGGCGGCATTCGAATCGTGCGAACATACGGCCGCGAGCGCAACGAAACGCACCGCTACGTGACCGGCAATCACTTGATGGCCCGGCAGCAGTTGTTTGTCTGGTGGTGGACACGCATTGTCGAACTGATCTGGGACGTAATCATTCCGCTATCATCGATTGCGTTGCTCATCTATGGCGGGTCGCAAGTGCTGCAAGGGCGACTGACCATCGGCGATGTCACGATGTTCCTGGTTTACCTTACCATGCTCCTGGGGCCGCTCGAAACATTGGCCAATAGTGCCACGACGTTTCAAAACAATCTGGCGGGACTCGACCGCGTGCTCGATCTGTTGGGCGAACCACTCGAAACTGCACACACGCCACCCACGGATTCACTCGATCCACACACCGTGCAAGGTCGCATCGAGTTCCGCGATGTTTCGTTTCAATATCCGGCGGCCAAGCAGCCCGCTGTGGAAAATATCAATCTTGAAATCGCGCCCGGCAATGTCGTGGCACTTGTCGGGCGAAGTGGTGCCGGCAAGACGACGCTCTGCAACCTGGTCGCGCGGTTTTATGATCCGACCGCCGGCAGCATTCATCTCGATGGTCGTGATCTGCGGGCGTTGCCGGTCGATGTTTATCGAGGGCTGCTGGGGATAGTCGAGCAGGATGTGTTTTTGTTCGATGGTACGATTGGCGACAACATCGGTTATGCCTCGCGCAATGCCACTCCCGAGCAGATCAAAGACGCGGCGCTGGCAGCCAATGCCGATGAATTCATTCGCGAACTGGAAAATGGTTACGACACGCTCATCGGCGAACGAGGCGTGCGTTTGAGTGGCGGTCAACGGCAGCGACTGGCCATCGCGCGAGCGTTGTTGGCAAACCCGCGAATCCTGATTCTCGACGAAGCAACCAGCAACCTCGATACCGAGAGCGAGCGGCTGATTCATCAGAGCTTGGAACGGTTGATGCGCGGCCGCACGTCGCTAGTGATCGCGCATCGCTTGAGCACCATCGCCCGGGCCGACAAAATCGTGGTGCTCGATCAAGGGCGAGTGGTGGAGACGGGAACGCATCTCGAACTCCTTGCCCGCAGCGGTCGATACCGACAAATGGTCGATTCGCAAATGACGGCGGACCGTTGA
- the hemC gene encoding hydroxymethylbilane synthase has translation MGVVSGQPFIRLGTRSSPLARWQAEWVSARLVSLGIRVEMIHITTQGDVTTGPLGQIGGQGLFTKEIQRALLDQRIDLAVHSLKDLPTEAIPGLTIAAVPTRESTADVLVGPYKALDDLPPGARIGTGSLRRRAQLLHARPDLQLLEIRGNVDTRLRKLDSGEYDAIVLAQAGLSRLGLAARIAYIIPPQLMLPAVGQGALGLETRADDATTIELLQPLNDGLTHAAVLAERTLLNSLRAGCLAPVGAWARASGDNLLLQATVLHPDGQKRIAAEGIAPPEQAMKLGQTVAADLARQGASELISAAHAGR, from the coding sequence ATGGGAGTAGTGAGCGGACAGCCCTTCATCAGGCTTGGAACTCGGTCCAGTCCGCTCGCCCGCTGGCAAGCCGAGTGGGTCTCTGCGCGGTTGGTGTCGCTCGGCATTCGGGTCGAGATGATTCACATCACCACGCAAGGCGATGTCACGACGGGTCCTCTCGGCCAGATTGGCGGCCAGGGACTCTTCACCAAAGAGATTCAGCGCGCCCTGCTCGATCAGCGCATCGATCTGGCGGTCCACAGTCTCAAAGACTTGCCCACCGAGGCCATTCCTGGCCTCACCATCGCCGCCGTGCCGACGCGCGAGAGCACGGCCGATGTGCTGGTCGGCCCCTACAAAGCGCTCGACGATTTGCCCCCGGGTGCCCGCATTGGGACCGGTAGTTTGCGCCGCCGTGCTCAATTGCTGCATGCTCGGCCAGACTTGCAACTGCTCGAAATTCGCGGCAATGTCGATACCCGTCTCCGCAAACTAGATAGTGGCGAGTACGACGCAATTGTGCTGGCTCAAGCGGGGCTCTCGCGGCTGGGGCTGGCCGCGCGCATCGCGTACATCATTCCGCCGCAACTCATGCTCCCGGCTGTCGGCCAAGGGGCGCTCGGGCTCGAAACGCGTGCGGACGATGCGACTACCATCGAACTGCTGCAGCCTTTGAACGACGGGCTCACGCACGCGGCCGTGCTGGCCGAGCGGACCCTGCTCAACTCCCTGCGCGCGGGGTGTCTGGCCCCCGTCGGTGCTTGGGCCCGCGCGAGTGGCGACAATCTGTTGCTGCAAGCCACGGTCCTCCACCCCGATGGCCAAAAGAGAATCGCTGCCGAAGGAATTGCTCCGCCCGAGCAGGCAATGAAGCTGGGCCAAACGGTCGCTGCCGACCTAGCGCGGCAAGGGGCCAGCGAACTTATCTCCGCGGCCCATGCCGGCCGCTAG